In Candidatus Tanganyikabacteria bacterium, a single window of DNA contains:
- a CDS encoding IPT/TIG domain-containing protein: MRRAARALATVLAAAALAACAAFPVAPPAGDPAGPGVAVVATRTSVAQGRLVLSIRWPDGPGRDLRGYRAQLVPDSTATLKVIVKKGATTISSTDVNRPSGQAVTNATIQLNADTGLTVTVEAYPSGANSGTKVAEASQANLTIRSSADTSLTVSLGSLYTPSITGTSASYARAGDSLTITGSNLAPAWRGSGPTVLFPGPSGTVAATPTSVSDTSLTVAVPSGAQSGNVAVKVDGVTGGSAAFEIGATLTIGAGGTIPASTATYKAKVERDADSNGSYETTLYTTAAIPAGSMPTQQVIPQGGNFRVTLDAHPGANEPSANGGSIAVGTTTLAVNSGTTTAATTVSLSPRYTPAIAAVDDTTPAPGQSFTITGSNFAGAWRASGPTVMFTTFGASASATPTAADDSSLTVTMPSNAIKGAITVTVDGLESATFDLEAGAGIASYSGSLEALAINTSGTVFQALARSDLSCAFSVDSGDTWSVDDPFYPPHPATGRDGVSPPGGAFLTETGYKGALIVKRGTNTYQYVGLGATIVPTSGETLRFLINDDPIFDYRHTGSLTVSYTCTLQ; this comes from the coding sequence ATGCGCCGAGCGGCCCGAGCGCTCGCGACCGTCCTGGCGGCCGCGGCCCTCGCGGCGTGCGCCGCCTTCCCGGTCGCCCCGCCGGCCGGGGATCCGGCCGGACCGGGCGTCGCCGTGGTCGCCACCCGGACCTCGGTCGCGCAAGGCAGGCTGGTGCTGTCCATCCGCTGGCCGGACGGCCCCGGCCGCGACCTGCGAGGCTACCGGGCGCAACTGGTACCGGACAGCACGGCGACGCTCAAGGTGATCGTCAAGAAGGGCGCCACCACGATCAGCAGCACCGACGTCAACCGCCCTTCCGGCCAGGCCGTCACGAACGCGACCATTCAATTGAATGCCGACACCGGTCTCACCGTCACGGTCGAAGCCTACCCGTCGGGCGCCAACAGCGGGACCAAGGTCGCCGAGGCGTCACAGGCCAACTTGACCATTCGCAGTAGCGCCGACACCAGTTTGACTGTCTCCCTCGGTTCGCTATACACGCCCAGCATCACGGGAACCAGTGCGAGCTACGCCCGGGCCGGCGATTCGTTGACGATCACCGGCAGCAACCTCGCCCCGGCGTGGCGCGGCTCGGGCCCGACGGTGCTGTTCCCCGGTCCTTCGGGCACCGTGGCGGCCACGCCGACGTCGGTGAGCGACACGTCCTTGACCGTGGCCGTGCCGAGCGGCGCCCAGAGCGGCAACGTCGCCGTCAAGGTCGACGGCGTAACCGGCGGTTCGGCCGCGTTCGAGATCGGCGCAACGCTTACGATCGGCGCCGGCGGCACCATCCCGGCGAGCACCGCGACATACAAGGCAAAGGTGGAGCGCGACGCCGACAGCAATGGCAGCTACGAGACCACTCTCTATACGACTGCGGCCATCCCGGCGGGAAGCATGCCGACCCAGCAGGTCATCCCGCAGGGTGGGAACTTCCGGGTCACACTTGATGCGCATCCGGGCGCCAACGAGCCATCGGCCAACGGTGGCTCCATCGCCGTGGGCACGACCACGCTTGCGGTGAATTCCGGCACGACGACGGCTGCCACGACGGTCAGCCTCTCGCCACGCTACACGCCGGCCATTGCGGCGGTCGATGACACGACTCCCGCCCCCGGCCAGTCCTTCACCATCACGGGCAGCAACTTCGCGGGAGCCTGGCGGGCGTCGGGTCCCACGGTCATGTTCACGACCTTTGGAGCTTCCGCATCGGCCACTCCGACTGCAGCGGACGATAGTTCACTGACCGTCACCATGCCGTCCAACGCTATCAAGGGAGCGATCACCGTGACCGTCGACGGCCTGGAGAGTGCGACCTTCGACCTCGAAGCCGGGGCGGGCATCGCGAGCTACTCCGGCAGCCTGGAAGCCCTGGCGATCAACACTTCCGGCACGGTATTCCAGGCCCTGGCTCGCTCGGACCTGAGCTGCGCCTTCTCGGTCGACAGCGGCGACACCTGGAGTGTCGACGACCCCTTCTATCCGCCGCACCCTGCGACGGGTCGCGACGGGGTCTCGCCGCCCGGTGGCGCATTCCTCACGGAAACCGGCTACAAGGGCGCGCTAATCGTCAAGCGCGGCACCAACACCTACCAGTACGTCGGCCTGGGCGCGACCATCGTGCCCACGAGTGGCGAAACATTGCGCTTCCTGATCAACGACGACCCGATCTTCGACTATCGCCATACCGGCTCGTTGACCGTCTCGTACACCTGCACGCTGCAGTAA